From a region of the Phragmites australis chromosome 21, lpPhrAust1.1, whole genome shotgun sequence genome:
- the LOC133903980 gene encoding uncharacterized protein LOC133903980, translating into MDAKGLNGDKLESRLYVGNLDFRISESDVIKMFSPFGKITAEDFLWHTRGPKRGEPRGYAFVQYTTKEEAQLAKEKMNGKLVRGRPMVVHLASEKCSLDSGNSQRALKDKRLAGGSGGKSGQTDRAAKIAAIKNKLKSLEEEGCSTKRPRLKPDDLTGAGEQSHKKF; encoded by the exons GATGCTAAAGGTCTCAACGGAGATAAGTTGGAGAGTAGGCTCTATGTAGGGAATCTGGACTTCAGGATATCAGA GTCCGATGTTATCAAGATGTTTTCCCCCTTTGGAAAGATCACAGCCGAGGATTTCTTGTGGCACACACGTGGCCCAAAGCGAGGCGAACCACGGGGCTATGCCTTTGTTCAATACACCACTAAAGAG GAAGCTCAGCTGGCAAAGGAAAAGATGAATGGCAAGTTGGTCCGTGGACGCCCAATGGTGGTTCATCTGGCTAGTGAGAAATGTTCTTTGGACTCTGGTAATTCACAGAGAGCACTGAAAGACAAAAGGCTGGCAGGTGGTTCAGGAGGCAAATCAGGACAAACTGATCGTGCTGCAAAGATAGCTGCTAtaaaaaacaagttaaaatcTCTGGAGGAAGAGGGATGTAGCACAAAAAGACCAAGACTAAAGCCAGATGACTTGACAGGCGCTGGGGAACAATCTCATAAGAAGTTTTGA